One genomic segment of Helianthus annuus cultivar XRQ/B chromosome 14, HanXRQr2.0-SUNRISE, whole genome shotgun sequence includes these proteins:
- the LOC110908955 gene encoding salt stress-induced hydrophobic peptide ESI3: protein MSQKETPKPKVDAATIVQIILAIFLPPLGVFLRYAIGMEFWICLLLTILGYLPGIIYAIYVLLL, encoded by the exons ATGTCACAAAAAGAAACACCAAAACCGAAAGTGGATGCTGCAACAATTGTGCAGATTATACTTGCAATCTTCTTGCCTCCTCTTGGCGTTTTTCTTCGATACGCTATTGGC ATGGAGTTCTGGATTTGCTTATTGCTGACGATACTGGGGTATCTTCCGGGAATCATATACGCAATTTATGTTTTACTTCTCTAG